The nucleotide sequence TGATAACTTGTCAGTACTAGCCGTTTCTCGTGATTTTGCTCCCCGAAGCTGACGATGCAACTTAGTGTTTTCGGTCAATCTGGTGCTGGTAACAATTGGGCAAAGGGTCACTACACTGAGGGTGCTGAACTCATCGACTCCGTCCTCGATGTCGTAAGACGTGAGGCTGAGGGATGTGACTGTCTCCAAGGTTTCCAAATCACCCACTCTCTTGGTGGTGGTACTGGTGCTGGTATGGGTACTCTCTTGATCTCCAAAATCAGAGAAGAATTCCCAGATCGAATGATGTGTACCTTCTCCGTCGTTCCTTCTCCAAAGGTGTGTCAACGTCCCTACCGGTGATCAGTTCcttcaagctgatcatgCATCATTCAGGTCTCCGATACCGTTGTTGAGCCTTACAACGCTACCCTCTCCGTCCATCAATTGGTCGAGAACTCGGACGAGACTTTCTGTATCGATAACGAAGCTCTTTACGATATCTGTATGAGGACCCTCAAACTCAACACCCCAACTTACGGTGATTTGAACCACCTTGTCTCCGTCGTCATGTCCGGTGTCACCACTTGTCTCCGATTCCCAGGTCAATTGAATTCTGACTTGAGAAAACTTGCCGTTAACATGGTTCCCTTCCCTCGTCTCCATTTCTTCATGGTTGGTTTCGCTCCCTTAACCGCCAGAGGATCTGCTTCGTACAGAGCTGTCACCGTTCCCGAATTGACTCAACAAATGTTCGATGCCAAGAACATGATGGCTGCTTCTGACCCTCGACACGGTGTAAGTGGTTCATTTTCACCTCGCAAGCAATCCAAGGCTGATTATATGCGTGAATAGCGATACCTCACTGTTGCCTGTTACTACCGAGGTAAAGTCTCCATGAAGGAGATTGAGGACCAAATCCAACTTGTCCAAACCAAAAACTCTGCCTACTTCGTTGAGTGGATTCCTGGAAACATCTCTGCTGCTCAATGGTAAGTCGAATGGTCTGATGCGTGATTTGTGGAAAGCCTGCTGAGTGTTGTATACAGTGACATCCCTCCAAGAAATCTTAAGATGTcctccaccttcatctgTAACTCTACTTCCATCCAATCCCTCTTCAAGAGAATTGGTGAACAATTCTCAGCGATGTACCGAAGAAAGGCCTACGTTCATTGGTACACTGGAGAAGGTATGGACGAGCTTGAATTTGTAAGTCAAACATTTGTCAACGAATACCCTCAGCCTCATACATACTAATGTGACCGTGCCTGTCTAGTCCGAAGCCGAATCTAACTTGCAAGATTTGGTTTCTGAATACTTGCAATACCAAGAAGCTGGTACAGATGACGAGATCTACGGTGACGAGGAAATCCCAGTcggtgaagaagaggagataTAATCGATTTCGCTCCCTTGTTCTCATAACACTCTTCCCCGTTTTATTTAGCATGTTTATAATCTGCTTTTCCCAGCGATACTCTTAGAACAATAATTTCTACCCCTCTTCACGTAGCCAGAAGGTTTGTTTCTTATGATGTTCgctttcttcctttcccCTCTCATTAAATCTTGATATTCGCCTTTTACTCTTTCTACATATTCTTTCGCCTCACCCGAAGCTGGAGTTCTTCGATGTCTTCTTTGAAGACGGTGTGCTGCGTTTATTCCTCACAAAACATAATTAGGGTATACGTTTTATGCAACGTTATAACACCGTTAACATCAGTGACAAAAGTGACAAAAGACTGACTACGAAACATTTCTTGACACCTTACTGACTGATATCATGGAAGGTCAAGTTAGAATGGCTTTGGTTCAGCTCATACCCCTGAAGATCAGTGTTCAAAAAATGGTCGTAGTGACTCCTTTGTCTCGTATAAGCCATAAAGGAAGGAATGAGGGCATTCCcattgaagatgatctcATTGGAACGTTCAAAATCTCAAGGTGTAAAAGGAGAGGGGATCAAAAATAGATATATCTCTGTATGCGTGGGAGAGTTGGTTTCCATGTAAGAAGTAAAAGGAAGATAATACATTTGGACCAGGCTTTGATTCAGCCTCCGACTTGGATCTATACTGATAATAACAATGGATAAGTAATAGGGAAATGAGATAATCTGAATATATCTTTCAcctattgatttatcatcttttcaaGGGGTTATCGATTTAAATCAATCCAATCTATGACTTTACTTTTAAACTAAACACGTATTATACTGAACTTCcaatcatttcattcagGTTTATCTATAAGATTAGCACAGAAATATTGTCTCGCGATAAAGGAGTACAAGGACATTAGTTAGAAATTAGATAGGAGTAATATTTCAAAAAGAGGCTTAGTTTTGAATAAGGTTTCAGCTGTTCTTCTGTATTTTATCTATTTTATCTGGAATTAAAAGTTATTCATCGCTCTTTTTCCCGAGGAATAGATTCGCATTCACCGACTAATTGAATATAtctgaaaaatcattatccTAGGtatttaatcaatcaatcatctCAAATCGATTTGACAAAATGAATCAAGGTGAAATCTCTTGTCAAACGCAAGCTCATCctctcaaaatcaaaagtatACCGAATCAACCAACTTCTTTTAATACAGATCAATCTGATTCtacaattttgatttcaccaaattcaccACCTTTAGTTGAAATTTCACCTAGTGAAACAAATTTTCCACCACCATCActaccaccaccaccttgTCTTCAAATaccaaaaaatcaaaacaatgaaaagaaacaatataaaaataaaaatgaaatttcaaattcaaattcaaaagtaaaattaaaaagTGGGAATGGtaaaatgaagaaaaaaattataaatgaaGGAAATAAATTTcctttatataatttaaaaggtgaaaaacAATGTACAAATTGTTCTGAAATTGATACACCACAATGGAGAGGTAGTTTATGTAATGCATGTGCATTATggaaaagatcaagaggTACTGATAgacctttacctttaacTTTTCCTTgtaaaagaaaaagtttatcaccttcactatcatcattattatctgaagaacaagataaagatgaaattgaagatgaagatgaaattaatttaaagaagaaaaacaGATTCATCCctgatttgaatgaaatcagaagaagatcaataaaaattgatgaaagagaaattagtCCTATAAGTAGAAATGAAACCTCAAGAAGATTTTGGGTTGATAGAGCTGTTTCGGAAATACCAACTAATGGACTCATTAATAATTCGATTAGAAATATGTCGAATATTAAAGGTACATTGCAAGTAGGAAGTGATTTGAATATGCATGGTCATGCCAGAACAATGTCTTTACAACATGTAGTAAGTGATTTTCGATCACGCTATTGCTTTGGGAAATCTTCGCATTGCAAATCATGTAA is from Kwoniella pini CBS 10737 chromosome 1, complete sequence and encodes:
- a CDS encoding tubulin beta chain; translation: MTRSVREIVHLQTGQCGNQIGAKFWEVVSEEHGIQADGSYKGTTDIQLERINVYYNEAAAGKYVPRAVLIDLEPGTMDSIRGGPLGSLFRPDNFVFGQSGAGNNWAKGHYTEGAELIDSVLDVVRREAEGCDCLQGFQITHSLGGGTGAGMGTLLISKIREEFPDRMMCTFSVVPSPKVSDTVVEPYNATLSVHQLVENSDETFCIDNEALYDICMRTLKLNTPTYGDLNHLVSVVMSGVTTCLRFPGQLNSDLRKLAVNMVPFPRLHFFMVGFAPLTARGSASYRAVTVPELTQQMFDAKNMMAASDPRHGRYLTVACYYRGKVSMKEIEDQIQLVQTKNSAYFVEWIPGNISAAQCDIPPRNLKMSSTFICNSTSIQSLFKRIGEQFSAMYRRKAYVHWYTGEGMDELEFSEAESNLQDLVSEYLQYQEAGTDDEIYGDEEIPVGEEEEI